Proteins from a genomic interval of Rosa chinensis cultivar Old Blush chromosome 2, RchiOBHm-V2, whole genome shotgun sequence:
- the LOC112186548 gene encoding protein trichome birefringence-like 43, whose amino-acid sequence MGALGTIAIALLVLPLLHDQVHGKHAYENLNKCDIYQGSWVYDDSYPLYDSSLCNFIQKEFECQQNGRPDKHYLKYRWQPSSCMLPRFDGEDLLERLRNKRIMFVGDSLSLNQWQSLTCMLHAASSQSKYTIERTGSISTMTFLSHNASLMLARNALLVDIVEERQGRVLKLDSIDHKDQKAWKDIDILIFNSWHWWLHTGRKQPWDFIQDGDNLHEDMDRLVAYEKALKTWARWVDKNVDPTKTKVFFQGISPTHWNSSYWGYPEGKNCSRETQPLIVPPYPRSRHPAEGIVEKVLSDMSKPVGLLNVTGLSRLRKDAHPSIYGNGGHRGMDCSHWCLAGVPDTWNRLLYAEVIRR is encoded by the exons ATGGGTGCATTGGGAACTATTGCCATTGCACTTCTGGTGCTACCACTTCTACATGACCAAGTACATGGGAAGCATGCATACGAGAACTTGAACAAGTGTGATATTTACCAAGGAAGCTGGGTTTATGACGATTCCTATCCTCTTTATGATTCAAGTCTCTGCAACTTCATACAGAAGGAGTTCGAGTGCCAACAAAATGGGCGACCCGACAAACACTATCTCAAATATAGATGGCAACCCTCTTCATGCATGTTACCAAG GTTTGATGGTGAAGATTTATTGGAAAGATTGAGAAATAAGCGCATCATGTTTGTTGGAGACTCGTTAAGTTTGAACCAGTGGCAATCTCTCACATGTATGCTTCATGCAGCCTCATCACAATCTAAGTACACTATTGAAAGAACAGGAAGCATCTCTACAATGACATTCCTG AGTCACAATGCTTCTTTGATGCTTGCACGCAATGCACTTCTTGTTGACATTGTAGAAGAAAGACAGGGGAGGGTTTTGAAGCTGGACTCCATTGATCATAAGGATCAGAAAGCATGGAAAGACATTGATATATTGATTTTCAACTCATGGCATTGGTGGCTCCACACAGGAAGGAAACAACC GTGGGATTTTATTCAAGATGGAGACAATTTACATGAAGACATGGATCGCCTTGTTGCTTATGAGAAAGCCTTAAAAACTTGGGCTCGATGGGTGGACAAAAATGTTGATCCGACTAAAACCAAAGTCTTCTTTCAAGGGATTTCACCCACTCATTGGAA TTCAAGTTATTGGGGGTACCCTGAAGGGAAGAATTGCAGCAGGGAAACACAACCACTAATAGTGCCACCATACCCAAGAAGCCGACACCCGGCAGAAGGGATTGTGGAAAAAGTATTGAGCGACATGTCAAAGCCGGTGGGTTTGCTCAATGTAACAGGACTGTCCCGGCTAAGGAAAGATGCACACCCGTCCATATATGGCAACGGAGGGCACCGCGGCATGGACTGCAGCCACTGGTGTCTAGCTGGAGTTCCTGATACTTGGAACAGGCTGTTATACGCTGAAGTCATTCGACGTTAA